Proteins encoded in a region of the Vicia villosa cultivar HV-30 ecotype Madison, WI linkage group LG5, Vvil1.0, whole genome shotgun sequence genome:
- the LOC131608240 gene encoding vacuolar iron transporter 1-like: MAGSGNEHRLSLEEPEKQSLLNRHTEKHFTAGEIVRDIIIGVSDGLTVPFALAAGLSGANATSSIVLTAGIAEVAAGAISMGLGGYLAAKGEADHYNRELKREQDEIIAVPETEAAEVGEILAEYGIEEHEYAPVVNALRKNPQAWLDFMMKFELGLEKPDPRRALYSAMTIAIAYVLGGLVPLIPYMFIPKATEAVLVSVVVTLIALFVFGFVKGCFTGNKPVRSALETALIGAIASAAAYGLAKAFHP, translated from the exons ATGGCTGGCAGTGGAAACGAACACAGACTAAGCCTTGAAGAACCTGAGAAACAGAGCCTTCTCAATCGCCATACCGAGAAGCACTTCACCGCCGGGGAGATTGTTCGTGATATCATCATCGGAGTTTCTGATGGTCTCACTGTTCCATTCGCCCTCGCTGCAGGTCTCTCTGGCGCTAATGCTACTTCTTCCATCGTTCTTACTGCCGGTATCGCCGAAGTCGCCGCCGGTGCAATCTCCATGGGTCTCGGAGG ttATTTGGCGGCAAAAGGTGAAGCCGATCATTATAATAGAGAATTGAAAAGGGAACAAGATGAAATCATTGCCGTGCCAGAAACTG AAGCTGCTGAGGTGGGAGAAATATTGGCGGAATATGGGATAGAGGAACATGAATATGCACCTGTGGTGAATGCTCTGAGAAAGAATCCTCAAGCATGGCTTGATTTCATGATGAA ATTTGAGTTGGGACTAGAGAAGCCAGATCCAAGGAGAGCATTGTATAGTGCAATGACAATTGCCATTGCTTATGTATTGGGCGGACTTGTTCCTCTCATTCCTTACATGTTCATTCCAAAGGCAACAGAAGCTGTTCTGGTTTCAGTAGTTGTTACTTtgattgctttgtttgtttttggcTTTGTCAAAGGATGCTTCACCGGCAACAAACCCGTCAGAAGTGCTTTGGAAACTGCTCTTATCGGCGCCATTGCCTCCGCCGCTGCTTATGGTTTAGCAAAGGCTTTCCATCCATAG